The following proteins are encoded in a genomic region of Phycisphaera sp.:
- a CDS encoding MBL fold metallo-hydrolase encodes MLMRLIYDEKLAQGAYLIGCQKSGEAIVVDPQRDVDRYIEIAEANELRIVAVAETHIHADFVSGAREMAERTGARVYVSGEGGDDWQSRWVGGYDHTILKDGDTFGIGNIEFKAVHTPGHTPEHMVYVVTDHGSGASEPIGVCSGDFLFVGDLGRPDLLETAAGQVGEREPGARRLFSSAQWLNSLPEYVQVWPGHGSGSACGKALGAVPMSTIGYEKRYNGTLRAAVGPDASERSFVDSILEGQPEPPLYFARMKRVNRDGPEVMGKLPQPRQLSISDIVGLDAEQVAILDTRSWPQFRDGHLPGAMSFPLLTTFNTDVGSMVREDEDIYLIIEPDRVEEAVRDLVRIGLDRIKGWIDPAELAGAPPHPDTPLVTTPEVEPAQAAKLIDQGIVGVLDVRRATEFAAGHLQNARNIAHTRLASRLDELPTDGKLLVHCLGGIRSARACGFLQRLGYDVINMKDGYEAWLKEHASAAV; translated from the coding sequence ATGTTGATGCGACTGATCTACGACGAGAAGCTGGCCCAGGGAGCCTATCTCATCGGCTGCCAGAAGAGCGGCGAGGCCATCGTCGTCGATCCGCAGCGTGATGTGGATCGCTACATCGAGATCGCCGAAGCGAACGAACTGAGGATCGTGGCCGTCGCCGAGACGCACATCCACGCCGACTTCGTCAGCGGTGCGCGGGAGATGGCCGAGCGGACGGGTGCCCGCGTGTATGTTTCGGGTGAGGGCGGGGACGACTGGCAGAGCCGATGGGTTGGCGGGTATGACCACACCATCCTGAAAGACGGCGACACGTTCGGCATCGGCAACATCGAGTTCAAGGCTGTCCACACACCTGGGCACACGCCCGAGCACATGGTGTACGTCGTGACCGACCACGGCTCGGGAGCCAGCGAGCCCATCGGCGTGTGCAGCGGCGACTTCCTGTTCGTGGGCGACCTGGGCAGGCCCGACCTGCTGGAAACCGCGGCCGGTCAGGTCGGCGAGCGCGAGCCCGGCGCACGCCGGTTGTTTTCCAGCGCCCAGTGGCTGAACTCGCTGCCCGAGTACGTCCAGGTGTGGCCCGGGCACGGCTCGGGGAGTGCGTGCGGCAAGGCGCTGGGTGCCGTGCCCATGAGCACCATCGGGTACGAGAAGCGGTACAACGGCACGCTTAGGGCGGCCGTCGGTCCGGACGCCAGCGAACGCTCGTTCGTCGATTCGATTCTGGAAGGCCAGCCCGAACCCCCGCTGTATTTTGCGCGCATGAAGCGGGTGAACAGGGACGGCCCAGAGGTGATGGGGAAGCTCCCCCAGCCCCGGCAGCTCTCGATCTCGGACATTGTCGGGCTCGATGCCGAGCAGGTTGCGATCCTTGACACGCGGTCCTGGCCGCAGTTTCGCGACGGCCACCTGCCCGGGGCCATGAGCTTCCCGTTGCTCACGACATTTAACACCGACGTGGGCTCGATGGTGCGCGAGGACGAGGACATCTACCTCATCATCGAACCGGATCGCGTCGAAGAAGCCGTCCGGGACCTTGTCCGGATCGGCTTGGATCGCATCAAAGGATGGATCGATCCAGCGGAACTCGCCGGGGCACCTCCCCACCCGGATACCCCGCTGGTCACCACGCCCGAAGTCGAGCCGGCCCAAGCGGCGAAGCTCATCGATCAGGGCATCGTGGGTGTTTTGGATGTGCGGCGTGCGACGGAGTTCGCCGCCGGCCACCTCCAGAATGCCCGGAACATAGCTCACACGCGGCTGGCGTCTCGTCTCGACGAGTTGCCGACCGATGGGAAGCTGCTGGTACACTGCCTGGGCGGGATCCGTTCCGCCCGTGCCTGCGGCTTCCTCCAGCGTCTGGGCTACGACGTTATCAACATGAAGGACGGCTACGAGGCCTGGCTTAAGGAGCACGCCAGCGCCGCCGTCTAA
- a CDS encoding aminotransferase class I/II-fold pyridoxal phosphate-dependent enzyme translates to MIKSNAVADRLRPYGSTIFAEMTALAMRHKAVNLSQGFPDFDGPAAMLEAMGRAAGGGMNQYAPLTGLPELRRGIAHWFAQLGGLDVDPDAWVTTTCGCTEAIAATMLGLINPGDGLILFEPCYDSYQATASMAGAKVIPVTLAPDERGEFVFDESKLREAFAQEPKAILLNTPHNPTGKVFSHEELSLIAELCVTHDAIAITDEVYDHLVYEGEHRRLAGYPGMAERTITMGSIGKLFSATGWKVGWTVAAPVLGQAVRSAHQFLTFCANAPAQAAAAKALLEHLDSTVQLCENMRANRDLLCEALERAGLCVFRPASGYFVLCDHSGVSKRLGIEGDVAFCRHLVENVGIAAIPPSSFYIDRSQGTRFVRFAFCKKRATIEQAIERLGKL, encoded by the coding sequence ATGATCAAGTCGAATGCTGTCGCCGACCGCTTGCGGCCCTATGGATCGACCATCTTCGCGGAGATGACGGCTCTGGCGATGCGCCACAAGGCGGTAAATCTGTCGCAGGGCTTTCCCGACTTTGACGGCCCGGCGGCGATGCTGGAGGCCATGGGTCGGGCCGCTGGCGGTGGCATGAACCAGTATGCGCCTCTTACGGGCCTCCCCGAGCTGCGTCGTGGGATCGCCCATTGGTTCGCTCAACTCGGTGGGCTCGACGTTGATCCCGATGCTTGGGTGACGACGACCTGCGGCTGCACCGAGGCCATCGCCGCCACCATGCTGGGGCTCATCAATCCGGGCGATGGGTTGATCCTGTTCGAGCCGTGCTATGACAGCTATCAGGCGACGGCGTCGATGGCCGGGGCCAAGGTCATCCCCGTCACGCTGGCTCCGGACGAACGTGGCGAGTTCGTGTTCGATGAAAGTAAGCTGCGCGAGGCGTTCGCGCAGGAGCCCAAGGCGATCCTGCTGAACACGCCGCACAACCCCACGGGCAAGGTGTTCTCGCACGAGGAGTTGTCGCTCATCGCCGAGTTGTGCGTGACGCACGACGCCATCGCGATCACCGACGAGGTGTACGACCACCTGGTGTACGAGGGCGAGCACCGGCGGCTGGCGGGCTATCCCGGCATGGCCGAGCGGACGATCACGATGGGCAGCATCGGCAAGCTGTTTAGCGCGACGGGGTGGAAGGTTGGTTGGACGGTGGCGGCGCCGGTTCTGGGCCAGGCGGTGCGCAGCGCGCACCAGTTCCTGACGTTCTGCGCCAATGCGCCCGCGCAGGCCGCGGCCGCGAAGGCGTTGCTCGAGCACCTGGACAGCACTGTTCAACTCTGCGAGAACATGCGCGCGAACCGCGACCTGCTGTGCGAGGCGCTCGAACGGGCGGGGCTGTGCGTGTTTCGTCCGGCCTCGGGCTACTTCGTGTTGTGCGACCACTCCGGTGTTTCGAAGCGGTTGGGCATCGAGGGTGACGTGGCGTTCTGCAGGCACCTGGTCGAGAACGTGGGCATCGCGGCGATCCCGCCGAGTTCGTTCTATATCGATCGCTCGCAGGGTACACGATTCGTGCGGTTCGCGTTCTGCAAGAAGCGGGCGACGATCGAGCAAGCCATCGAGCGGCTCGGCAAGCTCTAA
- a CDS encoding rhodanese-like domain-containing protein, translated as MDGSDRTVDASTLQAWLQTGQAVLVDVREPFEHATERIEGARHVPLGQIEPDTLKAQHMGERLVFHCRSGARSGKALERCEIVFRQAGIETFHLRGGIEAWKAAGKPVAHTTGAPRLEIMRQVQIAAGSLVAIGMLLGVTLTPWLLVVPAFVGCGLLFAGLSGWCGMAKLLAAMPWNRNGPT; from the coding sequence ATGGACGGCAGCGACCGCACGGTTGATGCCAGCACCCTGCAGGCGTGGCTCCAGACGGGCCAGGCCGTGCTGGTGGATGTACGCGAGCCATTCGAGCACGCAACCGAGCGCATTGAGGGCGCTCGGCATGTGCCATTGGGACAGATCGAGCCCGACACGCTCAAAGCCCAACACATGGGCGAGCGGCTGGTATTCCATTGCCGCAGCGGGGCGCGCTCTGGCAAGGCGCTCGAACGTTGCGAGATCGTCTTTCGACAAGCCGGCATCGAGACGTTCCACCTCAGGGGCGGCATCGAGGCCTGGAAGGCAGCCGGGAAGCCGGTGGCGCACACCACCGGAGCACCCCGGCTGGAGATCATGCGGCAGGTGCAGATCGCCGCGGGCTCGCTCGTGGCCATCGGCATGCTGCTCGGTGTCACGCTCACACCCTGGCTGCTGGTTGTGCCAGCTTTTGTCGGTTGCGGGCTGCTCTTCGCCGGCCTGAGCGGTTGGTGCGGCATGGCCAAACTGCTCGCCGCCATGCCTTGGAATCGGAACGGCCCGACGTAA
- the surE gene encoding 5'/3'-nucleotidase SurE, translating into MRILLTNDDGIRAPGIVALYDALMDTIPGHEGTLGGPIMVAGTPIELIYTVAPATVQSATSHGVTFHEPLMVEPARIRGRMNGAAVDGRPADCVKLALSEIWPGEFGPGPDGKPSRPDLVISGMNAGANCGINVIYSGTVAAAIEAAFLGIPSIAVSLHLGKASTRFDVGAIHARRAIETLLADGLPRPHEVLNLNVPRCEDPIDDTPEARAEANQQRTSAGLPTNFDQSDTRVTRQGNEAVHPADPDERLPIVVCPMNTHGHVDRFEGRVSPGGRSYYWAAAGGMDFQDTESGTDVDWLFRRAVTVTPLRYDLTNEASIDRWAKSAGPIPTSATKGA; encoded by the coding sequence ATGCGAATCCTGCTCACTAACGACGACGGCATCCGGGCCCCGGGCATCGTGGCCCTGTACGACGCCCTGATGGACACCATCCCGGGCCACGAGGGGACGCTGGGCGGGCCGATCATGGTCGCTGGCACGCCGATCGAGCTGATCTACACCGTTGCCCCCGCCACCGTGCAGAGCGCCACGAGCCACGGGGTGACGTTTCATGAGCCGTTGATGGTCGAGCCGGCGCGGATTCGGGGCCGGATGAATGGTGCCGCGGTTGATGGGCGGCCGGCTGACTGTGTGAAGCTGGCGCTCAGTGAGATCTGGCCGGGCGAGTTTGGCCCGGGACCCGACGGGAAGCCCTCGAGGCCGGATCTGGTCATCAGCGGCATGAACGCCGGGGCGAACTGCGGGATTAACGTGATCTACTCCGGGACCGTGGCGGCTGCGATCGAGGCGGCGTTCTTGGGGATCCCGTCGATCGCGGTGAGTTTGCATCTGGGCAAGGCGTCGACGCGGTTCGATGTTGGCGCGATCCACGCGCGGCGGGCGATCGAGACGCTTCTGGCCGACGGGCTGCCGAGGCCGCACGAGGTGCTGAACCTGAACGTGCCTCGGTGCGAGGATCCGATCGATGACACCCCCGAGGCGCGGGCCGAAGCCAACCAGCAGCGCACCAGCGCGGGCTTGCCCACCAACTTCGACCAGAGCGACACACGCGTGACCCGGCAGGGCAACGAGGCGGTGCATCCGGCCGATCCCGACGAGCGGCTGCCGATCGTCGTGTGCCCGATGAACACGCACGGCCACGTGGACCGGTTCGAGGGCCGGGTGAGCCCCGGCGGGCGGAGCTATTACTGGGCGGCGGCCGGGGGCATGGACTTCCAGGACACCGAGAGCGGCACCGACGTCGATTGGTTGTTCCGCCGGGCGGTGACGGTGACGCCACTGCGGTATGACCTGACCAACGAGGCGTCGATCGACCGCTGGGCTAAGTCGGCTGGTCCGATACCCACCTCGGCGACCAAGGGGGCCTGA
- a CDS encoding peroxiredoxin — protein MLPEGSPIPDVTIPATPGLCEEPTTLRDLVAEGPIVLYSYPADGSPMCTRQACMMRDEMSKKAEEFTSAGLRVVGVSPQDRKSHDKFASRHDLPFPIIADEKKIILRAIGGLGILGMPRRVTYLLLPDGTVGQAITADLRLSRHKQFIRAALAAVET, from the coding sequence ATGCTGCCAGAAGGTTCGCCAATCCCTGATGTCACGATTCCCGCAACGCCGGGCCTGTGCGAAGAGCCCACGACGCTGCGCGATTTGGTCGCCGAAGGACCAATCGTCTTGTATAGCTACCCCGCCGATGGATCACCGATGTGTACCCGGCAGGCCTGCATGATGCGTGACGAGATGTCCAAGAAGGCCGAAGAGTTTACCAGCGCCGGGCTGCGCGTTGTCGGGGTGAGCCCACAAGACCGCAAGAGCCATGACAAGTTCGCCTCGAGGCACGACCTGCCGTTCCCGATTATCGCCGATGAAAAGAAAATTATCTTGCGAGCCATTGGCGGCCTGGGTATTCTGGGCATGCCCCGCCGCGTGACGTATCTGCTCTTGCCCGATGGCACTGTGGGGCAAGCGATCACCGCAGATCTGCGCCTCTCCCGGCACAAACAGTTCATCAGAGCCGCGCTCGCCGCCGTAGAGACGTAG
- a CDS encoding RNHCP domain-containing protein, which yields MPPKNRNRSGRDHRANSDQPDHQPRPRHGRRDESEGFTCINCRAHVTGSAWGTKQRNHCPACLHSKHVDDTPGDRASPCGGTMEPIAVAVRSSSDDAGEWVLVHRCARCSVLKVNRIAGDDDERSLLALALRPLARPAFPIDDPRGS from the coding sequence ATGCCACCAAAGAACCGCAACCGTTCCGGGCGCGACCACCGTGCCAACTCCGACCAACCCGACCACCAGCCCCGCCCACGCCACGGCCGGCGCGACGAGTCCGAGGGCTTCACCTGCATCAACTGCCGCGCGCACGTCACCGGCAGCGCCTGGGGCACAAAGCAACGCAACCACTGCCCCGCCTGCCTGCACAGCAAGCACGTTGACGACACCCCCGGCGATCGCGCCAGCCCCTGCGGCGGCACGATGGAGCCCATCGCCGTGGCCGTTCGCTCAAGCAGCGACGACGCGGGCGAATGGGTGCTCGTCCACCGGTGCGCCCGCTGCTCGGTGCTCAAGGTCAACCGCATCGCGGGCGACGACGACGAGCGATCCCTCCTCGCCCTCGCCCTGCGCCCCCTCGCCCGCCCGGCCTTCCCGATCGACGACCCAAGAGGGAGTTAG
- a CDS encoding ATP-binding cassette domain-containing protein, with product MQDAVVMDNLRKTFGPKVAVEGLDLRVKAGSLTGLIGPNGAGKSTTIRMLMSILFPDSGTLQVLGKKSALESKDRIGYLPEERGVYRKMKVTQFLKYIGKLKGLSDPELGNRVHHWLERVELADAASKRCEELSKGMQQKVQFVAAVLHEPELLILDEPFSGLDPVNLRLLQQLMTEQHQQGRTVILCTHVMFQAEQMCQGIVMINNGQKVLDASIDEIRAAHESSVVLFDPIEGEDPQQVAGIEGIRRIERTLEGWAAHIDPLRLPAPQAVRAIASALEVRSVAAKRVTLEDVFVEQVAGGNAEKQAEVRDALHGAADESEALEGASA from the coding sequence GTGCAAGACGCCGTCGTGATGGACAACCTGCGCAAGACCTTCGGGCCCAAGGTGGCCGTCGAAGGGCTCGACCTGCGTGTCAAGGCCGGCAGCCTGACCGGGCTCATCGGGCCCAACGGCGCGGGCAAGAGCACGACCATCCGCATGCTGATGTCCATCCTCTTCCCAGACTCGGGCACGCTGCAGGTGCTGGGCAAGAAGAGTGCGCTCGAGAGCAAGGACCGCATCGGCTACCTGCCCGAGGAACGCGGCGTGTACCGCAAGATGAAGGTCACCCAGTTCCTCAAGTACATCGGCAAGTTGAAGGGCCTGAGCGACCCCGAACTGGGCAACCGCGTCCACCACTGGCTCGAGCGCGTCGAGCTCGCCGATGCCGCTAGCAAGCGGTGCGAGGAGCTGTCCAAGGGCATGCAGCAGAAGGTTCAGTTTGTCGCCGCCGTGCTGCACGAGCCCGAGTTGCTCATCCTCGACGAGCCGTTCAGCGGCCTCGACCCGGTCAACCTGCGCCTGCTGCAGCAGCTCATGACCGAGCAGCACCAGCAGGGCCGCACCGTGATCTTGTGCACGCACGTCATGTTCCAGGCCGAGCAGATGTGCCAGGGCATCGTGATGATCAACAATGGGCAGAAGGTGCTCGACGCGAGCATCGACGAGATCCGCGCTGCCCATGAGTCGAGCGTGGTGCTGTTCGATCCCATCGAAGGGGAAGATCCCCAACAGGTCGCGGGCATCGAGGGCATCCGCCGCATCGAGCGCACGCTTGAAGGTTGGGCCGCCCATATCGATCCCCTGCGGTTGCCCGCTCCCCAGGCCGTGCGTGCGATCGCCAGCGCCCTGGAGGTCCGCAGCGTGGCCGCCAAGCGTGTCACGCTCGAGGATGTGTTCGTCGAGCAGGTCGCCGGCGGGAATGCCGAGAAGCAGGCCGAGGTTCGCGACGCTCTGCATGGGGCGGCCGACGAGAGCGAAGCCCTGGAAGGAGCGTCGGCATGA